In the Perca flavescens isolate YP-PL-M2 chromosome 20, PFLA_1.0, whole genome shotgun sequence genome, one interval contains:
- the prox2 gene encoding prospero homeobox protein 2: MNLSLTDQNMHNSSECCLEDDKPDVMLPCFRRNMYDEPLASYSSGSIISQLLRKTIHNKRALDESHFYLSSSTAADSGQEDQCSVSSKDSTVEAASPSGHVSTGASLEGEHPMTDHLQAKRARVENIIRVMAGSPNSRQHGDSERSDTDARDTREAREAYRENKRKQRLPQHQENSVGGPANRRPGSSSSDNCNTKDEECHKLKEQLHSMQRLLRQLQEKFLQVYNQEDPEQNDRDETEVAVEHDTMEESTEPRYVSTEDDFERKNSRMTAECKDRMKVVGYLVHQRESQNLQETLKHELSRAVNDCVDKVFKKVSSTGLDRSPQQHMCSSPEMQLSMGADRKSQQVGSTQEQPHAEEAAVKPRSLEYYERSEAQSPQDQTEALSLVVRKPAVTPMSSVTPTVKRPYPVHQTPFQFNYSTPLHDSQILEHLLKYGPHSNFAGLPCMPPSMDRTSPDSVDLPWDTIAMRSKVTSSHLGHHPRPSALGAVTVDNLCLPHVKIECGELQSMAERNPYMSLNIQEGLTPSHLKKAKLMFFYTRYPSSNVLKTFFPDVKFNRCITSQLIKWFSNFREFYYIQMEKFARQAIVDGISDVKDMTVSRDSELFRALNMHYNKANDFHVPDRFLEVSEITLHEFYSAISAAKDSDPSWKKAIYKVICKLDSDVPDEFKTSSYL, from the exons ATGAACCTCAGTCTTACCGACCAGAACATGCACAACTCCAGTGAATGCTGCCTAGAGGACGACAAACCTGATGTCATGTTGCCTTGCTTCCGCAGAAACATGTATGACGAGCCTCTGGCCTCGTACTCCAGCGGATCCATCATCTCTCAACTCCTCCGCAAGACAATCCACAACAAGAGGGCACTAGATGAAAGTCATTTCTACCTTTCCAGCTCCACTGCCGCTGACTCCGGCCAGGAGGACCAGTGCAGCGTCTCCTCAAAGGACAGCACGGTGGAAGCTGCCTCCCCCAGCGGTCATGTTTCGACAGGAGCCAGCCTGGAGGGGGAGCATCCCATGACTGACCACCTGCAGGCAAAGAGAGCCAGAGTGGAGAACATTATCAGAGTCATGGCGGGCTCTCCCAACAGCAGGCAACATGGAGACAGTGAGAGGTCTGACACAGATGCCAGAGACACCAGAGAGGCCAGAGAAGCATACAGAGAGAACAAACGTAAGCAGCGGTTGCCTCAACATCAAGAAAACAGTGTAGGAGGACCGGCAAACAGAAGACCTGGAAGCAGCAGTAGTGATAACTGCAACACCAAGGATGAGGAGTGTCACAAGCTGAAAGAGCAGCTCCACAGCATGCAGAGGCTGTTGCGTCAGCTCCAGGAAAAGTTCCTTCAAGTTTACAACCAGGAGGACCCTGAACAGAATGACAGAGATGAGACAGAAGTCGCTGTTGAGCACGACACCATGGAAGAAAGCACAGAGCCACGCTACGTAAGCACTGAAGATGATTTTGAAAGGAAGAATAGCAGAATGACTGCAGAGTGTAAGGACCGAATGAAAGTAGTTGGTTACCTGGTACACCAGAGAGAAAGTCAGAACCTGCAGGAAACCCTGAAGCATGAGCTCTCCAGGGCTGTGAATGACTGTGTGGACAAAGTGTTCAAGAAGGTGTCCTCCACTGGGCTGGATCGGTCCCCTCAGCAGCACATGTGCTCATCTCCAGAGATGCAGCTCAGCATGGGTGCAGACAGGAAGAGCCAGCAGGTGGGCTCCACCCAGGAACAGCCCCATGCTGAGGAGGCTGCAGTGAAACCCCGCTCTTTGGAGTACTATGAACGATCTGAGGCTCAAAGCCCACAGGACCAGACGGAGGCGCTGTCACTGGTGGTGCGCAAGCCGGCAGTGACCCCTATGAGCTCAGTCACCCCAACAGTGAAGAGGCCCTATCCTGTGCACCAGACACCATTTCAGTTCAATTACAGCACCCCTCTGCATGACAGTCAGATCCTAGAGCATCTTCTTAAGTATGGGCCCCATTCCAACTTCGCGGGTCTCCCTTGCATGCCCCCATCAATGGACAGGACCTCCCCCGACTCAGTGGACCTGCCGTGGGACACCATCGCAATGAGGTCCAAGGTGACATCCAGCCACCTCGGCCACCACCCTCGTCCCTCCGCCCTGGGGGCAGTGACGGTCGACAATCTGTGTCTCCCTCATGTCAAGATCGAGTGTGGTGAACTGCAGAGCATGGCTGAGCGAAACCCCTACATGTCACTAAAC ATCCAGGAGGGTCTCACCCCGAGCCATCTGAAGAAGGCAAAGCTAATGTTCTTCTACACCCGCTACCCCAGCTCCAATGTGCTGAAAACCTTCTTCCCTGATGTCAag TTCAACCGCTGCATCACCTCTCAGCTGATCAAGTGGTTCAGTAACTTCAGGGAGTTCTACTACATCCAGATGGAGAAGTTTGCCCGCCAGGCTATCGTTGACGGCATCAGTGATGTCAAAGACATGACAGTTAGCAGGGACTCAGAGCTGTTCCGGGCACTGAACATGCACTACAATAAAGCCAATGACTTCCAC GTGCCAGACAGATTCCTGGAGGTTTCTGAGATCACCTTGCACGAGTTTTACAGTGCCATTTCTGCAGCCAAAGATTCAGACCCCTCTTGGAAAAAGGCCATATACAAGGTGATCTGTAAACTGGACAGCGACGTTCCAGATGAGTTCAAGACATCTTCCTATTTATAG
- the dlst gene encoding dihydrolipoyllysine-residue succinyltransferase component of 2-oxoglutarate dehydrogenase complex, mitochondrial yields the protein MLSHSRCLTRNFGRSLSAIRQGNNALARRATAALSASHSVILNSNVKSDPRSSVFQIQYFRTSVAYRDEVVTVKTPAFAESVTEGDVRWEKAVGDTVAEDEVVCEIETDKTSVQVPSPAAGVIEELLVPDGGKVEGGTALFKLRKGAGAPKAAEAPKAEAPVAAAPPPPSATPPPSSPPSAVGPIPTTMPPVPPVPAHAMDSKPVSAIKPTPAPAAPVAQAEGGAKAARTESRVKMNRMRLRIAQRLKEAQNTCAMLTTFNEVDMSNITELRKTYKDAFLKKHNIKLGFMSAFVKAAAYALVDQPAVNAVIDDTTKEIVYRDYVDISVAVATPKGLVVPVIRSVEGMNFTDIEKAINLLGEKARKNELAVEDMDGGTFTISNGGVFGSMFGTPIINPPQSAILGMHGIFDRPVAVGGKVEIRPMMYVALTYDHRLIDGREAVTFLRKIKSVVEDPRVLLLDM from the exons ATGTTATCCCATTCCCGGTGTCTCACCAGGAATTTTGGCCGTTCCCTCTCTGCCATCCGCCAG GGGAATAATGCATTAGCTCGTCGGGCCACGGCAG CTCTATCAGCTAGCCATTCTGTTATTTTGAACAGCAATgt aaaatcTGATCCCCGGTCCAGCGTCTTCCAAATCCAATACTTCAGGACGTCTGTAGCCTACA GAGATGAAGTTGTCACAGTCAAGACCCCTGCGTTTGCAGAATCTGTCACAGAGGGGGACGTGAGGTGGGAGAAAG CTGTTGGAGACACCGTCGCTGAGGATGAGGTGGTGTGCGAAATTGAGACTGATAAG ACATCAGTGCAGGTTCCCTCTCCTGCTGCTGGGGTGATTGAGGAGCTTTTGGTCCCTGATGGGGGGAAGGTCGAGGGAGGAACTGCGCTCTTTAAGCTTCGAAAAGGAG ctggtGCTCCCAAAGCTGCAGAAGCTCCAAAAGCAGAGGCCCCGGTGGCTGCAGCCCCTCCGCCACCTTCTGCTACTCCCCCTCCATCTTCTCCCCCCTCAGCTGTGGGCCCCATTCCTACCACTATGCCCCCTGTGCCACCTGTGCCAGCACATGCTATGGACAGCAAACCAG TTTCCGCCATCAAGCCGACTCCCGCTCCAGCTGCACCAGTGGCTCAAGCTGAGGGAGGGGCTAAAGCAGCCAGGACAGAGAGCAGG GTTAAGATGAACCGCATGAGACTGAGAATTGCCCAGAGACTGAAGGAAGCCCAAAACACCTGCGCTATGCTGACTACGTTTAATGAGGTCGACATGAG CAACATCACAGAGCTGAGGAAGACTTACAAAGATGCCTTCCTGAAAAAGCATAACATCAAGTTGGGCTTCATGTCTGCATTTGTGAAAGCTGCTGCCTACGCTCTGGTTGACCAACCTGCTGTCAACGCTG tAATTGATGACACAACCAAAGAGATTGTGTACAGGGACTACGTTGACATCAGTGTGGCTGTGGCCACGCCAAAG GGTCTGGTGGTTCCTGTAATCCGAAGCGTAGAGGGAATGAATTTTACTGATATTGAGAAGGCCATCAATTTGTTGGGAGAAAAG GCCCGTAAGAATGAGCTGGCTGTTGAAGACATGGACGGAGGAACCTTCACCATCAGCAACGGTGGCGTGTTTGGGTCCATGTTCGGCACACCTATAATCAATCCACCACAGTCTGCTATTTTAGGCATGCATGGCATCTTTGACAGGCCTGTAGCAGTTGGTGGCAAG GTGGAGATCCGTCCCATGATGTATGTTGCCCTGACGTACGACCATCGTCTGATTGATGGAAGAGAGGCCGTCACTTTCCTGCGCAAGATCAAGTCAGTGGTGGAGGACCCCAGGGTGCTGCTCCTTGACATGTAA
- the rps6kl1 gene encoding uncharacterized protein rps6kl1 isoform X2, producing MCKVVGVTDKVMIVQSMVNKETFVVKSLVKSSWESRDQPTIIPQGVPYMVKLLRYYVSEDAVYLHLEHVKGGRLFSKLHKLRNEKAKEHPECFTSGQQSIKLKASYTSPTISTDYQHNSRGSTGVIPEKLSDESPDADFPTSWDETQQQLESCGTHSYIEETGCLQNTRSAASFYTKLDRLTLNSGPTRTQVDTHIHPPAPSLCLNSSETQEQPALPLSCTRVSHALDVMSVLHKKKAGMGLTECSSEFEVAWKAADPAHNCEQINRYAVTDSHLNSTLGQTPPRTNQTSFINAGSPNSENNGLSSSPAILHLPLHCQTQKRGRASWDSNGFQQGSVLSGNSVDMVTDSKQDSSSPTTEDRNGMVVIRSTDRAVFSDHTDTRITSESYWPSSASLCHSIAGKQGTFSGAPIALSGMKYKGETCSSEEREGVEEACELPGEKVASGKGRSFVGWFSSSPTGAPPHRRGEDVDAYLNSEGSEGQGEDQIIEVDGWCHLPRFPVKYSRSTDKAMQTCWGLPEAEVCVWGAQILLALESLHQQGILCRDLNPRNVLLTSNGKVCLTFFGQWSEVQSEISSKATEQMYCAPEIGGVSRVTEACDWWSLGALLFELLTGMPLWQLHPAGIHSHTQLLIPNHLGAAAASLLTELLQFDAGYRLGSGGGGVSDIKCHPFFSSVSWKALSC from the exons ATGTGTAAGGTTGTGGGAGTGACTGATAAG GTCATGATTGTCCAAAGTATGGTAAATAAGGAGACATTTGTTGTAAAG AGTCTGGTCAAGTCGAGCTGGGAGAGCAGGGACCAGCCAACCATCATTCCTCAGGGGGTGCCATACATGGTTAAGCTGCTAAGATATTACGTCAGCGAGGATGCTGTGTACCTGCATCTTGAACATGTCAAAG GTGGGAGGCTCTTCTCCAAGCTGCACAAACTGAGGAACGAGAAGGCCAAGGAACACCCAGAATGCTTCACTTCTGGCCAGCAAAGCATCAAGCTGAAGGCCAGCTACACCTCACCCACAATCAGCACAGACTACCAGCACAACAGCAGAGGGAGCACAGGAGTGATTCCAGAAAAATTGAGCGACGAGAGCCCAGACGCAGACTTCCCCACCTCATGGGATGAGACTCAGCAGCAACTGGAGAGCTGCGGGACTCACTCCTACATCGAGGAGACAGGTTGTCTGCAGAACACACGCTCTGCAGCGTCATTTTATACCAAGCTTGATCGGCTAACTCTGAATTCAGGCCCGACGAGGACACAGGTCGACACCCACATCCATCCACCAGCTCCTAGCTTGTGTTTGAACTCCAGTGAAACTCAGGAACAGCCTGCTCTTCCTCTGTCTTGCACTCGTGTCAGTCACGCTCTCGATGTCATGTCAGTACTTCATAAGAAGAAAGCTGGAATGGGACTGACAGAGTGCAGCTCTGAGTTTGAAGTGGCTTGGAAAGCTGCAGATCCAGCACATAACTGTGAGCAAATAAACCGCTATGCAGTGACTGACAGTCATTTAAATAGCACGCTAGGACAAACACCACCTCGTACAAATCAGACCTCATTTATAAACGCGGGGTCCCCCAACAGTGAAAATAATGGCTTGAGTTCTTCCCCTGCCATCTTGCATCTTCCTCTCCATTGCCAAACCCAGAAACGTGGCAGGGCATCATGGGATAGCAATGGCTTTCAGCAAGGATCTGTTTTGAGTGGTAACTCTGTAGATATGGTTACAGACTCAAAGCAGGACAGCAGCAGTCCAACCACTGAGGATAGAAATGGCATGGTAGTCATCAGGAGCACAGACAGAGCAGTATTTTCTGACCACACAGACACGAGGATCACCTCAGAAAGCTACTGGCCTTCCTCTGCGTCCCTCTGCCACAGCATTGCAGGAAAACAGGGGACATTTTCAGGGGCCCCCATTGCCCTCTCAGGGATGAAGTACAAAGGGGAAACATGTTCCAGTGAGGAAAGAGAGGGTGTAGAGGAGGCTTGCGAATTGCCTGGAGAGAAGGTGGCATCTGGAAAAGGGCGATCATTTGTGGGCTGGTTCTCCTCTAGTCCTACGGGAGCCCCGCcccacaggagaggagaggatgtgGATGCTTACCTTAATTCAGAAGGATCGGAGGGGCAGGGGGAAGACCAGATCATAGAGGTGGATGGCTGGTGCCATCTACCTCGGTTCCCTGTGAAGTACTCCAGATCTACAGATAAGGCCATGCAGACCTGCTGGGGGCTTCCAGAGGCAGAGGTATGTGTCTGGGGAGCTCAGATTCTGCTGGCCCTTGAGAGTCTACATCAGCAAGGCATTCTGTGTCGGGACCTCAACCCTAGAAATGTTCTACTCACCAGCAACG GAAAGgtgtgtttgacatttttcgGACAGTGGAGTGAGGTTCAGTCAGAGATCAGCTCCAAAGCTACAGAACAGATGTACTGTGCTCCAG AAATTGGTGGTGTGtccagagttacagaggcttgTGATTGGTGGAGTCTTGGGGCTTTGTTGTTTGAACTCCTAACAGGAATG CCACTGTGGCAGCTCCATCCAGCAGGAATCCATTCCCACACCCAGCTGCTCATCCCCAACCACCTGGGCGCTGCAGCTGCGTCTCTGCTCACTGAG TTGCTTCAGTTTGATGCTGGCTATCGCTTGGGTTCTGGAGGTGGCGGTGTGAGTGACATCAAGTGTCATCCCTTCTTCAGCAGTGTCTCCTGGAAAGCTCTGAGCTGCTAG
- the rps6kl1 gene encoding ribosomal protein S6 kinase-like 1 isoform X1, with amino-acid sequence MCRAVDKTREQRPIWSLTDVQNKAAMAKRDYLVEAAKQIRMALDSEVNEDYEAAFSYYKNGVDLLLNGVQLDPNKDRREAVKRKTTQYLKRAEEIFITHLQDNLGKGSSHLGGYSSLRFRPIRHLSSPVEDLEMCKVVGVTDKVMIVQSMVNKETFVVKSLVKSSWESRDQPTIIPQGVPYMVKLLRYYVSEDAVYLHLEHVKGGRLFSKLHKLRNEKAKEHPECFTSGQQSIKLKASYTSPTISTDYQHNSRGSTGVIPEKLSDESPDADFPTSWDETQQQLESCGTHSYIEETGCLQNTRSAASFYTKLDRLTLNSGPTRTQVDTHIHPPAPSLCLNSSETQEQPALPLSCTRVSHALDVMSVLHKKKAGMGLTECSSEFEVAWKAADPAHNCEQINRYAVTDSHLNSTLGQTPPRTNQTSFINAGSPNSENNGLSSSPAILHLPLHCQTQKRGRASWDSNGFQQGSVLSGNSVDMVTDSKQDSSSPTTEDRNGMVVIRSTDRAVFSDHTDTRITSESYWPSSASLCHSIAGKQGTFSGAPIALSGMKYKGETCSSEEREGVEEACELPGEKVASGKGRSFVGWFSSSPTGAPPHRRGEDVDAYLNSEGSEGQGEDQIIEVDGWCHLPRFPVKYSRSTDKAMQTCWGLPEAEVCVWGAQILLALESLHQQGILCRDLNPRNVLLTSNGKVCLTFFGQWSEVQSEISSKATEQMYCAPEIGGVSRVTEACDWWSLGALLFELLTGMPLWQLHPAGIHSHTQLLIPNHLGAAAASLLTELLQFDAGYRLGSGGGGVSDIKCHPFFSSVSWKALSC; translated from the exons GCCCATCTGGTCCTTGACGGACGTCCAAAACAAGGCAGCGATGGCAAAGAGAGATTACCTGGTGGAGGCGGCCAAGCAGATCCGCATGGCACTGGACAGTGAGGTCAATGAGGACTATGAGGCAGCTTTCAGTTACTATAAGAATGGGGTGGACTTGCTGTTGAATGGGGTTCAGT TGGACCCAAACAAGGATCGTCGGGAGGCTGTGAAAAGAAAGACAACCCAATATCTGAAGAGAGCTGAAGAAATCTTCATAACACATCTGCAGGACAACTTGGGGAAAGGAAGCTCTCATTTAGGG GGTTACAGCAGTCTGAGATTCCGTCCAATCAGACACTTGAGTTCGCCTGTGGAGGATCTGGAGATGTGTAAGGTTGTGGGAGTGACTGATAAG GTCATGATTGTCCAAAGTATGGTAAATAAGGAGACATTTGTTGTAAAG AGTCTGGTCAAGTCGAGCTGGGAGAGCAGGGACCAGCCAACCATCATTCCTCAGGGGGTGCCATACATGGTTAAGCTGCTAAGATATTACGTCAGCGAGGATGCTGTGTACCTGCATCTTGAACATGTCAAAG GTGGGAGGCTCTTCTCCAAGCTGCACAAACTGAGGAACGAGAAGGCCAAGGAACACCCAGAATGCTTCACTTCTGGCCAGCAAAGCATCAAGCTGAAGGCCAGCTACACCTCACCCACAATCAGCACAGACTACCAGCACAACAGCAGAGGGAGCACAGGAGTGATTCCAGAAAAATTGAGCGACGAGAGCCCAGACGCAGACTTCCCCACCTCATGGGATGAGACTCAGCAGCAACTGGAGAGCTGCGGGACTCACTCCTACATCGAGGAGACAGGTTGTCTGCAGAACACACGCTCTGCAGCGTCATTTTATACCAAGCTTGATCGGCTAACTCTGAATTCAGGCCCGACGAGGACACAGGTCGACACCCACATCCATCCACCAGCTCCTAGCTTGTGTTTGAACTCCAGTGAAACTCAGGAACAGCCTGCTCTTCCTCTGTCTTGCACTCGTGTCAGTCACGCTCTCGATGTCATGTCAGTACTTCATAAGAAGAAAGCTGGAATGGGACTGACAGAGTGCAGCTCTGAGTTTGAAGTGGCTTGGAAAGCTGCAGATCCAGCACATAACTGTGAGCAAATAAACCGCTATGCAGTGACTGACAGTCATTTAAATAGCACGCTAGGACAAACACCACCTCGTACAAATCAGACCTCATTTATAAACGCGGGGTCCCCCAACAGTGAAAATAATGGCTTGAGTTCTTCCCCTGCCATCTTGCATCTTCCTCTCCATTGCCAAACCCAGAAACGTGGCAGGGCATCATGGGATAGCAATGGCTTTCAGCAAGGATCTGTTTTGAGTGGTAACTCTGTAGATATGGTTACAGACTCAAAGCAGGACAGCAGCAGTCCAACCACTGAGGATAGAAATGGCATGGTAGTCATCAGGAGCACAGACAGAGCAGTATTTTCTGACCACACAGACACGAGGATCACCTCAGAAAGCTACTGGCCTTCCTCTGCGTCCCTCTGCCACAGCATTGCAGGAAAACAGGGGACATTTTCAGGGGCCCCCATTGCCCTCTCAGGGATGAAGTACAAAGGGGAAACATGTTCCAGTGAGGAAAGAGAGGGTGTAGAGGAGGCTTGCGAATTGCCTGGAGAGAAGGTGGCATCTGGAAAAGGGCGATCATTTGTGGGCTGGTTCTCCTCTAGTCCTACGGGAGCCCCGCcccacaggagaggagaggatgtgGATGCTTACCTTAATTCAGAAGGATCGGAGGGGCAGGGGGAAGACCAGATCATAGAGGTGGATGGCTGGTGCCATCTACCTCGGTTCCCTGTGAAGTACTCCAGATCTACAGATAAGGCCATGCAGACCTGCTGGGGGCTTCCAGAGGCAGAGGTATGTGTCTGGGGAGCTCAGATTCTGCTGGCCCTTGAGAGTCTACATCAGCAAGGCATTCTGTGTCGGGACCTCAACCCTAGAAATGTTCTACTCACCAGCAACG GAAAGgtgtgtttgacatttttcgGACAGTGGAGTGAGGTTCAGTCAGAGATCAGCTCCAAAGCTACAGAACAGATGTACTGTGCTCCAG AAATTGGTGGTGTGtccagagttacagaggcttgTGATTGGTGGAGTCTTGGGGCTTTGTTGTTTGAACTCCTAACAGGAATG CCACTGTGGCAGCTCCATCCAGCAGGAATCCATTCCCACACCCAGCTGCTCATCCCCAACCACCTGGGCGCTGCAGCTGCGTCTCTGCTCACTGAG TTGCTTCAGTTTGATGCTGGCTATCGCTTGGGTTCTGGAGGTGGCGGTGTGAGTGACATCAAGTGTCATCCCTTCTTCAGCAGTGTCTCCTGGAAAGCTCTGAGCTGCTAG